A DNA window from Theobroma cacao cultivar B97-61/B2 chromosome 5, Criollo_cocoa_genome_V2, whole genome shotgun sequence contains the following coding sequences:
- the LOC18600640 gene encoding agamous-like MADS-box protein AGL80, whose amino-acid sequence MTRKKVKLAYITNDSARKATFKKRKKGLLKKVNELSTLCGIEACAIIYSPYDAQPEVWPSPAGAQRVLSEFKKMPEMEQSKKMVSQESFLRQRIAKANEQLKRQCRDNREKEITQVMFQCLVGKGLQNLNMMDLNDLGWLLEQNLKDIDKRIDTLNKASHSRGSATASSGTTMATLDARLKNGEKVQAESSDREVSMETAQRQQWIKDLMHPPEHVGLGSVLPFGDNNPTALWSNAFFP is encoded by the coding sequence ATGACTAGAAAGAAGGTGAAGCTTGCCTACATCACCAATGATTCTGCAAGGAAAGCTACcttcaagaaaagaaagaagggtCTGTTGAAGAAGGTGAACGAACTGAGTACCCTTTGTGGGATAGAAGCTTGCGCGATTATCTACAGTCCATATGATGCTCAACCTGAGGTTTGGCCATCCCCTGCTGGAGCCCAACGCGTGCTTTCGGAGTTTAAGAAGATGCCTGAGATGGAACAAAGCAAGAAGATGGTGAGCCAAGAGAGTTTCCTTAGGCAAAGGATTGCAAAAGCCAATGAACAACTCAAGAGACAATGCAGGGACAATCGCGAGAAGGAGATCACACAAGTCATGTTCCAATGTTTGGTTGGAAAAGGGTTGCAGAATTTGAACATGATGGATTTGAATGACCTCGGGTGGTTGCTCGAGCAAAACTTGAAGGATATTGACAAGAGGATTGATACGCTTAACAAGGCGTCTCATTCTCGAGGGTCCGCAACAGCATCATCAGGAACAACAATGGCAACGCTAGATGCAAGGCTGAAAAATGGAGAGAAGGTGCAGGCAGAGAGTTCAGATCGTGAAGTGAGCATGGAAACAGCGCAGAGACAACAGTGGATCAAGGACCTGATGCATCCACCAGAGCACGTGGGACTTGGTTCGGTGCTCCCATTCGGGGATAACAACCCCACTGCTCTTTGGTCTAATGCTTTTTTCCCTTAG
- the LOC18600642 gene encoding agamous-like MADS-box protein AGL80: MTRKKVQLAYIINDSARKAAFRKRTKGLLKKASELSTLCGIEACVIIYSPYDAQPEFWPSSAGAQRVLSEFKKMPKMDQSQKMMSQENFLRQRIAKANQQLKRQCRDNREKEITQVMFQCLAEQRLENLNMMDLNDLEWLLEQNLKDIDKRIDMLTKASHSQGFATTSSTTIAMPEVMLKNGEKVQAESPNREVSLETVQRQQLIRT, from the coding sequence ATGACTAGAAAAAAGGTGCAGCTTGCCTACATCATCAATGATTCTGCAAGGAAAGCTGCCTTCAGAAAAAGAACGAAGGGTTTGTTGAAGAAGGCGAGCGAACTAAGTACCCTTTGTGGGATAGAAGCTTGTGTGATTATCTACAGTCCTTATGACGCTCAACCTGAGTTTTGGCCATCCTCTGCAGGAGCCCAACGCGTGCTCTCAGAGTTTAAGAAAATGCCTAAGATGGATCAAAGTCAGAAGATGATGAGCCAAGAGAATTTCCTTAGGCAAAGGATCGCAAAAGCAAACCAACAACTCAAGAGACAGTGCAGGGACAATCGCGAGAAGGAGATCACACAAGTCATGTTCCAATGCCTAGCTGAACAAAGGCTGGAGAATTTGAACATGATGGATTTGAATGACCTCGAGTGGTTGCTTGAGCAAAACCTGAAAGATATTGACAAGAGGATTGATATGCTTACCAAGGCATCTCATTCCCAAGGGTTTGCAACAACATCATCAACAACAATCGCAATGCCAGAAGTGATGCTGAAGAATGGAGAAAAGGTGCAAGCAGAGAGTCCAAATCGTGAGGTTAGCTTGGAAACAGTGCAAAGGCAACAGTTGATAAGGACCTGA